The window AACGGCTGGGCGTCGAACATGCTGTTTCGGTCGTATCTGGTGGATGAGCCGCTGTCGTCGGATCCGGCGGACTGGCGGACGTTTCGATGGGTGGCGCGCCTGGCGTGCGGCAATGCGACGCTGGCGTTTTCCGAATCGATTTCAGGGATCAAGGGCTACGCGTACATTCCGTACAGCTACGGGATGAACTACCACATCTATCCGAGCGGTTCGTGGGTGAACTGGTATCGCCGCGATCAGATTCCGGACCCCAGCGCCAAGCTCCACATGGCCGACGGGTTGAACCAGATGATCCATCGGGATCATTCGCACGTCTACTCGGACCTTTGGGATTTCAACGAAGTGCGCGCTCAGGACCTCGGGTTTGTGCCGATCGCGTATCGTCATCGGCAGTCGGCCAATATTGTCTACTTTGACGGGCACGCGGCGACGCTGAACTATCGCGATATCATCAAGTACAGTCCGGCGGCTCCGCGGCTATGGAACATCCTGGACTGATCCCGTCGCGCCGGACGACGCATCGTCATTACTCACTGCACCGGAGGGGCAGGCCATGCCGTATTTCCATCGAGTAAATGTACTCTCCGTTGCGGCGGCGATCTG of the Phycisphaerae bacterium genome contains:
- a CDS encoding prepilin-type N-terminal cleavage/methylation domain-containing protein; its protein translation is MISDFEFRISNLLRRRPGRVDALRQGASFTLIELLVVVAIIAVLVSILLPALASAREQTRTMTCLNMLRQYGLGQEYYANESDGWFTSVNGWASNMLFRSYLVDEPLSSDPADWRTFRWVARLACGNATLAFSESISGIKGYAYIPYSYGMNYHIYPSGSWVNWYRRDQIPDPSAKLHMADGLNQMIHRDHSHVYSDLWDFNEVRAQDLGFVPIAYRHRQSANIVYFDGHAATLNYRDIIKYSPAAPRLWNILD